In bacterium, one DNA window encodes the following:
- a CDS encoding efflux RND transporter periplasmic adaptor subunit yields the protein MNRDAGANLLAVEAILVKPQLLRNQIFTTGTLLANEEVELRPEISGRITGVYFDEGRRIKKGELMLKINDRELLAQHKRKELEETQAADQERRNRQLFEINVISQEEYDKFLNALKFIQAEKEVIESQLAKTEIRAPFDGVVGLRYVSEGGYVSPNMLAATMQDLDPMKVEFSVPEKYSQQMKNGTEIMVRVGESEDISKGIVYAVESKIDPGTRTIKARATIPNNSELLMPGSFAKVEITLQEIADAIVIPTSAVVPEINGEKVFVCENGTARAIPVKTGIRTEKSIQITSGLSAADTLIVTGLLQMADGKGVKIQSLKSD from the coding sequence ATGAATCGAGACGCAGGCGCCAATCTTCTTGCTGTCGAAGCCATCCTCGTGAAGCCTCAACTGCTTCGCAATCAGATATTTACAACTGGAACCTTGCTCGCCAACGAAGAGGTTGAATTGCGCCCTGAGATTTCCGGTCGGATTACCGGCGTCTACTTCGATGAAGGTCGTCGCATCAAAAAAGGCGAGCTAATGTTGAAGATCAATGACCGGGAGCTGCTCGCACAGCACAAGCGCAAAGAGCTCGAAGAGACACAAGCCGCTGATCAGGAACGCAGAAATCGTCAACTCTTCGAAATCAATGTTATCAGTCAGGAAGAATACGATAAGTTCCTCAACGCACTTAAGTTCATCCAAGCTGAAAAGGAAGTCATCGAATCGCAATTGGCGAAAACGGAGATCCGTGCTCCCTTTGACGGCGTGGTTGGTCTTCGCTATGTCAGCGAGGGCGGCTATGTTTCACCCAACATGCTTGCCGCTACGATGCAAGACCTCGATCCAATGAAAGTCGAGTTCTCAGTACCGGAGAAGTATTCTCAACAAATGAAAAACGGCACAGAGATTATGGTGCGCGTAGGTGAGTCAGAGGACATTTCTAAGGGCATTGTCTATGCAGTCGAGTCCAAGATCGACCCGGGTACACGTACCATCAAGGCGCGCGCAACGATTCCCAACAACTCCGAGTTGCTGATGCCGGGTTCATTCGCGAAGGTTGAAATCACTCTACAGGAAATCGCCGATGCCATAGTCATTCCGACGAGTGCAGTTGTTCCCGAAATCAATGGCGAAAAGGTCTTTGTCTGCGAGAACGGTACGGCTCGTGCTATCCCGGTCAAGACTGGTATCCGCACCGAAAAGAGCATACAGATCACCAGCGGACTCTCGGCAGCTGATACTCTAATCGTAACCGGCCTTCTCCAAATGGCTGATGGCAAGGGCGTCAAGATCCAGTCACTAAAGTCTGACTAG
- a CDS encoding efflux RND transporter permease subunit has protein sequence MNISSICIERPVLSIVLSILIVLFGAIGFLFLGVREYPSVDPPVITVQTNYTGANADVVESQITEPLEESINGIAGIRSLTSSSSDGRSSITVEFELGVDMEDAANDVRDRVSRSIRSLPPDVDPPVVSKSDADSNPILALAVRTDKRSLLELSAYANDVIKERLQTIPGVSEIRIWGEKKYSMKLQIDPARLAAYGLTPLDVRNALNRENVELPSGRIEGYATELSIRTFGRLSGVEDFNELIVKETEGSVVKFKDVGEAMLAPENERTSLRGNGGVPMVSVVIIPQPGSNHIAIADEFYKRVEQVRRDVPEDLQFAVALDTTANIRKAVVEVVETILIAFLLVLLVIFAFLRHWRTTIIPMLAIPISLVGAFFIMYIADFSINLLTLLGIVLSTGIVVDDAIVVLENIYSKIERGVKPIEAGHAGSREIFFAIVSTTITLAAVFLPIIFLQGLTGRLFREFGIVVAGSVLISAFVSLTLTPMLSARTLHKTTHENKFFTWSENLFNSLSTRYNRSLRTFVSRRWLAPIIMVASLAIILGLGSILPSELAPMEDKSRLVINATAPEGTSYEAMYDYIGSLIQIVDTLPERDVILSVTAGGGGNSSANSGFVRINMVPPTERERTQQQIADVVSRKLRDQTFARAFVTQEQTIGNTRGRGLPVQYIIQAPNFDRLREVIPPFMDKAQNNQAFQVVDLDLKFNKPELTIEIDRDRARALGITVRDIAETLQLFFSGQRYGFFILNGKQYPVIAQANRDNRDEPLDLSSIYIRNNREELIQLDNLVKMSYRSSPPQLYRYNRYVSATFSASPATDQTIGSAIEEMDKIASEVLDESFSTSLGGAAKDFAESSNTLLFAFILALVLVYLILSAQFESFRDPLTIMFTVPLALAGAVLSLWLFGQTLNIFSQIGIIALVGIVTKNGILIVEFANQRQLQGLSIPEAVIDAATQRFRPILMTSLATVFGVLPIALALGAAAKSRVSMGIVIIGGLLFSLVLTLYVIPALYTYLSTRKIVSETASIEEPIEVNPV, from the coding sequence ATGAATATCTCCTCGATCTGCATCGAACGCCCCGTCCTTTCAATAGTACTTTCAATTCTTATCGTTCTCTTCGGAGCTATTGGATTCCTTTTCCTCGGTGTCCGTGAGTATCCTTCCGTCGATCCGCCTGTTATCACGGTCCAAACCAACTATACCGGCGCCAACGCAGACGTCGTCGAATCGCAGATAACCGAGCCACTTGAAGAATCAATCAACGGTATCGCTGGAATTCGCTCGCTGACTTCGTCGAGTAGTGATGGCAGAAGTTCTATCACTGTCGAGTTCGAGTTGGGTGTCGATATGGAAGACGCCGCCAATGATGTTCGCGATCGTGTCTCGCGATCCATCCGCAGCCTTCCTCCCGATGTCGATCCGCCCGTAGTCTCAAAGTCCGATGCCGATTCTAATCCGATCCTGGCTCTCGCGGTTCGCACCGACAAACGATCGCTTCTCGAACTGTCGGCTTATGCCAATGACGTCATTAAAGAACGACTACAGACAATTCCGGGCGTCAGCGAAATCCGTATCTGGGGCGAAAAGAAATACTCAATGAAATTGCAGATTGATCCGGCTCGGCTCGCCGCTTACGGGCTGACACCGCTCGATGTCCGCAATGCACTCAATCGCGAGAATGTCGAACTTCCTTCTGGGCGAATTGAAGGCTACGCTACCGAATTGTCCATTCGTACTTTCGGGAGACTCTCCGGTGTCGAGGACTTCAATGAACTGATCGTCAAAGAAACCGAAGGTTCCGTCGTCAAGTTCAAAGACGTCGGCGAAGCAATGCTTGCGCCTGAAAACGAACGAACGAGCTTGCGCGGCAACGGCGGCGTACCAATGGTCTCGGTGGTTATCATTCCTCAGCCGGGTTCCAATCATATTGCCATTGCCGACGAGTTTTACAAGCGAGTCGAGCAAGTTCGCCGCGACGTGCCGGAAGACCTCCAGTTTGCCGTAGCGCTCGATACCACTGCCAACATTCGCAAAGCGGTCGTTGAGGTTGTCGAGACAATTCTCATTGCGTTTCTGCTCGTCTTGCTGGTCATATTCGCCTTCTTGCGACATTGGCGCACGACAATTATTCCGATGCTTGCCATTCCGATTTCATTGGTCGGAGCGTTTTTCATCATGTACATCGCCGATTTCTCAATAAATCTGCTCACCTTGTTGGGGATTGTACTTTCGACAGGAATTGTCGTAGATGACGCAATCGTTGTCCTCGAGAATATCTACAGCAAGATCGAACGCGGAGTCAAGCCGATCGAAGCCGGCCACGCTGGGTCACGGGAGATCTTTTTCGCAATCGTATCAACTACAATCACGCTCGCTGCAGTGTTTTTGCCGATCATCTTCTTGCAAGGATTGACGGGAAGGCTCTTCCGCGAATTTGGGATTGTCGTTGCCGGTTCAGTCTTGATCTCGGCCTTTGTCTCACTCACATTGACGCCAATGTTGAGCGCCCGCACTCTCCACAAAACGACTCACGAAAACAAATTCTTTACCTGGAGTGAGAATCTTTTTAACAGCCTCAGCACAAGGTACAATCGATCACTGCGCACATTTGTCAGCCGCCGCTGGTTGGCGCCTATCATCATGGTTGCTTCACTTGCAATCATCCTTGGCTTAGGTTCAATTCTGCCGTCTGAGCTGGCGCCCATGGAAGACAAGAGCCGCCTGGTCATCAACGCCACTGCTCCAGAGGGAACCTCCTACGAGGCGATGTACGACTACATTGGCAGCCTGATTCAGATTGTTGATACATTACCTGAACGAGACGTCATCCTGTCAGTTACTGCCGGTGGCGGAGGAAATTCGTCCGCCAATTCGGGTTTCGTCCGAATCAATATGGTCCCGCCAACCGAACGCGAAAGGACACAGCAACAGATTGCGGACGTGGTCAGCCGAAAGCTCCGTGATCAGACTTTCGCACGCGCCTTCGTAACACAAGAGCAAACTATCGGCAATACTCGAGGTCGAGGATTGCCCGTGCAATACATTATTCAGGCACCAAACTTTGATCGATTGCGCGAGGTCATCCCGCCATTTATGGACAAGGCACAGAATAATCAGGCATTTCAAGTAGTGGACCTTGACCTGAAATTCAATAAGCCGGAATTGACTATCGAAATCGACCGCGATCGCGCAAGGGCATTGGGTATTACAGTTCGTGATATTGCCGAAACGCTGCAGTTGTTTTTTAGCGGCCAGCGTTACGGCTTCTTCATTCTCAATGGGAAGCAATATCCAGTCATTGCCCAGGCAAACCGCGACAATCGCGACGAGCCGCTCGATCTCAGCTCAATTTACATTCGAAACAACCGCGAAGAGTTGATCCAGCTCGACAATTTGGTCAAGATGTCATATCGCAGCAGCCCGCCACAATTGTATCGTTACAATCGATATGTCTCAGCTACCTTCAGCGCATCACCGGCGACCGACCAGACTATCGGCAGCGCTATCGAGGAGATGGACAAAATTGCTTCCGAAGTTCTTGATGAATCATTCTCAACGAGTCTGGGCGGTGCCGCGAAGGATTTTGCCGAAAGCTCTAACACCCTGCTCTTCGCTTTCATACTGGCATTGGTCTTGGTCTACCTGATTCTCTCAGCGCAGTTTGAGAGTTTCCGCGATCCGCTGACCATTATGTTCACCGTTCCACTCGCCCTTGCAGGTGCGGTGCTCTCTCTTTGGCTCTTTGGGCAAACTCTTAACATCTTCAGTCAAATCGGCATTATCGCCCTCGTCGGTATTGTTACCAAGAACGGCATTTTGATTGTCGAATTTGCCAACCAAAGACAACTGCAAGGACTCTCCATCCCCGAAGCCGTTATCGATGCCGCGACTCAGCGATTCCGTCCGATTTTGATGACCAGTCTTGCAACCGTTTTTGGTGTTCTTCCGATCGCCCTCGCCCTTGGCGCCGCTGCCAAGAGCCGAGTTTCAATGGGTATTGTCATCATCGGTGGATTGCTTTTCTCTCTTGTCCTGACCCTTTACGTCATCCCGGCCCTCTACACTTATCTATCCACCAGAAAGATAGTCTCAGAGACAGCATCAATAGAAGAACCGATTGAAGTTAATCCCGTCTAG